A window of Pedococcus aerophilus contains these coding sequences:
- a CDS encoding TetR/AcrR family transcriptional regulator codes for MTSDDATATAAPQGIRARNRAALEEEILEAGRRHLARDGAAALSLRAIARDLGMVSSALYRYVANRDDLLTLLIVAAYTSLGDAVEQAHGAIPKDDLVGRWDAIAHGMRAWALAHPHEYALVYGSPVPDYAAPAERTTEPGTRVQVLLVRLLADATRTGRLAPADPDGRDTALAEQAVGPMVRGEFFDGSGVDARTLMAGLGAWSLVMGALSTELFEQLGPDAVSDREAWFTSMVTMARGLVLAP; via the coding sequence GTGACCAGCGACGACGCCACCGCCACCGCGGCACCGCAGGGGATCCGCGCACGCAACCGGGCCGCCCTGGAGGAGGAGATCCTCGAGGCAGGACGCCGCCACCTGGCCCGCGACGGCGCCGCAGCGCTGTCCCTGCGGGCCATCGCCCGCGACCTGGGGATGGTCTCCTCGGCGCTCTACCGCTACGTCGCCAACCGCGACGACCTGCTCACCCTGCTCATCGTTGCCGCGTACACCTCCCTCGGTGACGCGGTCGAGCAGGCCCACGGCGCCATACCGAAGGACGACCTGGTGGGGCGCTGGGACGCCATCGCGCACGGGATGCGGGCCTGGGCGCTGGCCCACCCGCACGAGTACGCCCTCGTCTACGGGTCCCCGGTCCCGGACTACGCGGCGCCGGCCGAGCGCACCACCGAGCCGGGCACGCGGGTGCAGGTGCTCCTGGTCCGGCTGCTCGCCGATGCGACCCGCACGGGGCGGCTCGCACCCGCGGACCCGGACGGTCGGGACACCGCCCTGGCCGAGCAGGCGGTGGGACCGATGGTCCGTGGAGAGTTCTTCGACGGCAGCGGGGTCGACGCGCGCACCCTGATGGCTGGGTTGGGGGCGTGGTCGCTCGTGATGGGAGCCCTGTCCACCGAGCTGTTCGAGCAGCTCGGGCCCGATGCGGTGTCCGATCGCGAGGCGTGGTTCACGTCGATGGTGACCATGGCCAGAGGGCTCGTCCTTGCCCCCTGA
- a CDS encoding NAD-dependent epimerase/dehydratase family protein — translation MARYVVMGAGAVGQNTAKELVAVGHEVRLVSRSGRGGHLPGVEAVAADATDVDRVTELTRGAQALVNALNPPDYSAWERDWPPLAAALLGAAERTGAGLVVVGNLYGYGRVDGPMTEQTALHPNGHKGALRVRMWQEALAAQDAGRVRVTELRASDYTGPGIGGRTSMLQELVVTPVVKRRPVWLLVGDPDAPHSWTDVRDTGRLAAVLAQDERSWGRAWHVPSAPARSMRQVAAEVAALVGRGAPAVRAIPAPVVTAMGLAVPFLRELAETRHQFDRPFVLDSSETERVFGMAPTPWEQTLADTVASVQDPAAVPGAAGSGISATAA, via the coding sequence GTGGCGAGGTACGTGGTCATGGGAGCAGGGGCGGTCGGGCAGAACACCGCGAAGGAGCTGGTCGCAGTCGGCCACGAGGTGCGGCTGGTGTCCCGCTCCGGACGGGGCGGTCACCTCCCGGGGGTCGAGGCGGTCGCTGCCGACGCGACCGACGTGGACCGCGTGACCGAGCTGACCCGCGGGGCGCAGGCCCTGGTGAATGCGCTCAACCCGCCGGACTACTCCGCGTGGGAGCGCGACTGGCCCCCGCTCGCCGCGGCGCTGCTCGGGGCGGCCGAGCGCACCGGCGCCGGACTGGTCGTCGTGGGCAACCTCTACGGGTACGGACGGGTCGACGGCCCGATGACCGAGCAGACCGCGCTGCACCCGAACGGGCACAAGGGAGCCCTGCGGGTGCGGATGTGGCAGGAGGCCCTCGCGGCACAGGACGCCGGACGCGTCCGCGTGACCGAGCTGCGCGCCTCCGACTACACCGGTCCGGGCATCGGTGGCCGCACGAGCATGCTCCAGGAGCTCGTCGTCACCCCCGTGGTCAAGCGCCGCCCGGTGTGGCTGCTCGTCGGGGACCCGGACGCCCCCCACAGCTGGACCGACGTCCGCGACACCGGCCGACTCGCGGCCGTCCTCGCCCAGGACGAGCGGTCCTGGGGACGGGCGTGGCACGTGCCGAGCGCCCCGGCGCGGTCGATGCGGCAGGTGGCCGCCGAGGTCGCGGCCCTGGTGGGGCGCGGCGCGCCCGCCGTCCGCGCCATACCGGCTCCGGTCGTGACGGCGATGGGCCTGGCCGTGCCGTTCCTGCGGGAGCTGGCCGAGACTCGGCACCAGTTCGACCGGCCGTTCGTGCTCGACTCGAGCGAGACCGAGCGGGTGTTCGGCATGGCGCCCACCCCGTGGGAGCAGACCCTCGCCGACACCGTGGCCTCCGTGCAGGACCCGGCTGCCGTCCCCGGCGCCGCCGGGAGCGGGATCAGCGCGACTGCTGCTTGA
- the dnaA gene encoding chromosomal replication initiator protein DnaA — MSDADLDFAQIWQNTIATLDADGLPARERAFLTLARLSGLLDGTALVKVPNDYTKDVVEQRVRDAVTRALSSQLGTQVHLAVTVDPSLDEDHYVEDTVGLPEQHGDQHRDGRDGRGDHRGDARGTTYGGGYGEAPANFRDPGFGESTAPANFRDPGYLESNGWAPSQREPQHQPAHRVDPDERPDPSGEQAAQAPAAAQRRPRDEVPSITDESATRLNPKYTFDTFVIGASNRFAHAAAVAVAEAPAKAYNPLFVYGESGLGKTHLLHAIGHYARNLYPHVKVRYVNSEEFTNDFINSIRDDKASNFQRRYRDVDVLLIDDIQFLQGKVQTQEEFFHTFNTLHNANKQVVITSDLPPKLLSGFEERMRSRFEWGLLTDVQPPDLETRIAILRKKAIQERMSAPDEVLEFIASRISTNIRELEGALIRVTAFASLNRQSVDMGLAEIVLKDLIPNEQGSQITSATIMAQTAAYFGLTIEDLCGTSRSRVLVTARQIAMYLCRELTDLSLPKIGQQFGGRDHTTVMHADKKIRQLMAERRAIYNQVTELTNRIKQQSR; from the coding sequence GTGAGTGACGCCGATCTGGACTTTGCTCAGATCTGGCAGAACACCATCGCCACCCTCGACGCCGACGGGCTCCCCGCCCGTGAACGTGCCTTCCTGACCCTGGCCCGGCTCTCGGGCCTGCTGGACGGGACCGCCCTGGTCAAGGTGCCGAACGACTACACCAAGGACGTCGTCGAGCAGCGGGTCCGAGACGCGGTGACCCGCGCGCTGTCCTCCCAGCTCGGCACCCAGGTGCACCTGGCCGTGACGGTCGACCCGTCCCTGGACGAGGACCACTACGTCGAGGACACCGTTGGCCTGCCCGAGCAGCACGGTGACCAGCACCGTGATGGTCGTGACGGCCGGGGCGACCACCGCGGCGACGCGCGGGGGACGACCTACGGCGGCGGCTACGGCGAGGCACCGGCCAACTTCCGCGACCCCGGCTTCGGGGAGTCGACCGCCCCCGCGAACTTCCGTGACCCGGGGTACCTCGAGAGCAACGGGTGGGCCCCGAGCCAGCGCGAGCCGCAGCACCAGCCGGCGCACCGGGTCGACCCCGACGAGCGCCCCGACCCCTCGGGCGAGCAGGCGGCCCAGGCTCCGGCCGCCGCCCAGCGCCGTCCCCGCGACGAGGTCCCGAGCATCACCGACGAGTCGGCGACCCGGCTCAACCCGAAGTACACCTTCGACACCTTCGTCATCGGCGCGAGCAACCGGTTCGCCCACGCGGCAGCGGTCGCGGTCGCCGAGGCGCCGGCCAAGGCGTACAACCCGCTGTTCGTCTACGGCGAGTCCGGGCTGGGCAAGACCCACCTGCTGCACGCGATCGGGCACTACGCGCGCAACCTCTACCCGCACGTCAAGGTGCGCTACGTGAACTCCGAGGAGTTCACCAACGACTTCATCAACAGCATCCGCGACGACAAGGCGAGCAACTTCCAGCGCCGGTACCGCGACGTCGACGTGCTGCTCATCGACGACATCCAGTTCCTGCAGGGCAAGGTGCAGACGCAGGAGGAGTTCTTCCACACGTTCAACACCCTGCACAACGCGAACAAGCAGGTCGTCATCACCAGTGACCTGCCTCCCAAGCTGCTGAGCGGCTTCGAGGAGCGGATGCGCAGCAGATTCGAGTGGGGTCTGCTCACCGACGTCCAGCCGCCCGACCTCGAGACCCGCATCGCCATCCTGCGCAAGAAGGCCATCCAGGAACGGATGAGCGCCCCCGACGAGGTGCTCGAGTTCATCGCCAGCCGGATCTCGACCAACATCCGCGAGCTCGAGGGCGCCCTCATCCGCGTCACCGCGTTCGCCAGCCTCAACCGGCAGAGCGTCGACATGGGCCTGGCCGAGATCGTCCTCAAGGACCTCATCCCCAACGAGCAGGGCTCCCAGATCACGAGCGCGACGATCATGGCGCAGACGGCTGCCTACTTCGGCCTGACCATCGAGGACCTGTGCGGCACCTCCCGCTCCCGGGTCCTGGTGACGGCCCGCCAGATCGCGATGTACCTGTGCCGCGAGCTGACGGACCTCTCCCTGCCCAAGATCGGCCAGCAGTTCGGCGGCCGCGACCACACCACGGTCATGCACGCCGACAAGAAGATCCGCCAGCTCATGGCCGAGCGCCGGGCGATCTACAACCAGGTCACCGAGCTCACCAACCGCATCAAGCAGCAGTCGCGCTGA
- the rpmH gene encoding 50S ribosomal protein L34: MSKRTFQPNNRRRAKTHGFRLRMRTRAGRAILSARRAKGRTELSA, encoded by the coding sequence GTGAGCAAGCGTACTTTCCAGCCGAACAACCGTCGCCGGGCCAAGACCCACGGCTTCCGCCTCCGGATGCGCACCCGTGCGGGTCGCGCCATCCTGTCGGCCCGCCGCGCCAAGGGCCGCACCGAGCTCTCCGCCTGA
- the rnpA gene encoding ribonuclease P protein component translates to MLPAGHRLRTSSDFTAALRGPRGARVGSTLIVVHAGQTDTRAGQPPRVGFVVSKAVGGAVVRNRTKRRLRALMAARVGTIPNGTDLVVRANPVAAQADSAQLGAELDRVLPKVLARVGARRR, encoded by the coding sequence GTGCTGCCCGCGGGGCACCGGCTCCGCACGAGCTCGGACTTCACGGCAGCACTCAGGGGCCCCAGGGGAGCCCGAGTCGGCTCCACGCTGATCGTGGTCCACGCAGGACAGACCGACACGCGAGCGGGACAACCGCCGCGGGTCGGTTTTGTCGTCTCCAAGGCCGTCGGTGGCGCCGTCGTCCGCAACCGGACCAAGCGACGCCTCCGTGCCCTCATGGCAGCCCGGGTCGGCACCATCCCGAACGGCACCGACCTCGTCGTCCGCGCGAATCCCGTTGCAGCGCAGGCTGATTCGGCTCAACTGGGCGCCGAGCTCGATCGGGTCCTGCCGAAGGTCCTCGCTCGGGTGGGGGCGAGGCGCCGGTGA
- the yidD gene encoding membrane protein insertion efficiency factor YidD yields the protein MRPQTCRYYPSCSAYAVTALQRHGPLKGTWLALKRLGRCHPWSAGGVDHVPERSEQPARPAQPAPQR from the coding sequence ATGCGACCGCAGACCTGCCGGTACTACCCCTCCTGCTCGGCCTATGCCGTCACCGCCCTCCAGCGACACGGACCCCTGAAGGGAACCTGGCTCGCGCTGAAGCGGTTGGGCAGGTGTCACCCCTGGTCGGCCGGGGGTGTCGACCACGTGCCCGAACGGTCCGAGCAGCCTGCACGACCCGCCCAGCCCGCACCCCAGCGGTAG
- the yidC gene encoding membrane protein insertase YidC, with amino-acid sequence MSFSDLIYPFEWIVAWILYGWHSLFDAIGIPPDSGFAWVMSIIGLVVVMRAAMIPLFVKQIHASRRMQLIQPEMQKIQAKYKGKTDPDSRQAMTQETMDLYKRTGTNPFSSCLPILLQSPFFFGLFRVLNGLEGIAEGRTKPIGPISQQLASQAEQSTLFGAQLSDKFLGSGDLTVQIVTIILIILMSASTFTTQRQLMMKNMPASALDNPFAKQQKMLLYLMPIFFAISGVNFPIGVLLYWLTTNVWSMCQQFYVIRKMPAPGSPAEKAMQERRAKRGKPVEEFTVKGLDKPEEAPKPTGGQRQQPSRNKKKKKTSAAGTAKPAAASSPVQETKPQTDN; translated from the coding sequence ATGAGCTTCAGTGATCTGATCTACCCGTTCGAATGGATCGTGGCGTGGATCCTCTACGGGTGGCACTCCCTCTTCGACGCCATCGGCATCCCGCCGGACTCCGGCTTCGCCTGGGTGATGTCGATCATCGGCCTCGTCGTGGTCATGCGTGCAGCGATGATCCCGCTGTTCGTCAAGCAGATCCACGCCTCGCGCCGGATGCAGCTCATCCAGCCCGAGATGCAGAAGATCCAGGCCAAGTACAAGGGCAAGACCGACCCCGACTCCCGTCAGGCCATGACGCAGGAGACGATGGACCTGTACAAGCGGACCGGGACCAACCCGTTCAGCTCGTGCCTGCCGATCCTGCTCCAGTCGCCGTTCTTCTTCGGGTTGTTCCGTGTCCTCAACGGCCTCGAGGGAATTGCCGAGGGTCGCACCAAGCCGATCGGCCCGATCTCGCAGCAGCTCGCCTCGCAGGCCGAGCAGTCGACGCTCTTCGGCGCCCAGCTCTCCGACAAGTTCCTCGGCTCGGGTGACCTGACCGTCCAGATCGTCACGATCATCCTGATCATCCTCATGTCGGCCTCGACGTTCACCACCCAGCGTCAGCTGATGATGAAGAACATGCCGGCCTCGGCGCTGGACAACCCCTTCGCGAAGCAGCAGAAGATGCTGCTCTACCTGATGCCGATCTTCTTCGCCATCTCCGGTGTGAACTTCCCGATCGGTGTGCTGCTCTACTGGCTCACCACCAACGTCTGGTCGATGTGCCAGCAGTTCTACGTCATCCGCAAGATGCCCGCCCCCGGATCGCCGGCGGAGAAGGCCATGCAGGAGCGTCGCGCCAAGCGTGGAAAGCCCGTCGAGGAGTTCACGGTCAAGGGCTTGGACAAGCCCGAGGAGGCTCCCAAGCCCACCGGTGGGCAGCGCCAGCAGCCGTCCCGGAACAAGAAGAAGAAGAAGACGAGCGCCGCAGGCACGGCCAAGCCGGCTGCCGCGAGCTCGCCCGTGCAGGAAACCAAGCCCCAGACCGACAACTGA
- a CDS encoding protein jag: MTEQHDTVADETAQTAADPASPQVTGGGEAEATTQAPASDAATDGAVEAASETDAEGSSDADAAGAAGAGARRRPAKTADLEREGEVAADFLETLLDIADLDGDIDVDVDGDRAAVSIVDSDEGRVPRRLVGTDGKVLDALQELTRLAVQSATGERSRLMLDVAGHRAERRAALVTIAQQAIAEVRASGQQASLDPMSAFERKVVHDEVLAAGLVSESDGVEPRRFVVVLPG, encoded by the coding sequence ATGACTGAGCAGCACGACACCGTCGCCGACGAGACCGCCCAGACCGCCGCCGACCCGGCATCGCCGCAGGTCACAGGTGGTGGCGAGGCCGAGGCCACCACCCAGGCACCGGCGTCCGACGCCGCCACCGACGGCGCCGTGGAGGCAGCGTCGGAGACCGACGCCGAGGGCAGCAGCGACGCTGACGCCGCCGGTGCCGCAGGCGCAGGCGCCCGTCGCCGTCCGGCGAAGACCGCCGACCTCGAGCGTGAGGGCGAGGTGGCCGCGGACTTCCTCGAGACGCTGCTCGACATCGCCGACCTCGACGGGGACATCGACGTGGACGTCGACGGAGACCGCGCCGCCGTGAGCATCGTCGACTCGGACGAGGGTCGGGTGCCGCGTCGCCTGGTGGGGACGGACGGCAAGGTGCTCGACGCCCTCCAAGAGCTCACCCGCCTCGCTGTGCAGTCCGCCACGGGTGAGCGCAGCCGACTGATGCTCGACGTGGCCGGCCACCGGGCCGAGCGCCGCGCCGCGCTCGTGACCATCGCCCAGCAGGCCATCGCCGAGGTCAGGGCGAGCGGGCAGCAGGCGTCGCTGGACCCCATGAGCGCCTTCGAGCGCAAGGTCGTCCACGACGAGGTGCTTGCTGCCGGACTCGTCTCCGAGTCCGACGGCGTGGAGCCGCGACGGTTCGTCGTGGTGCTCCCCGGCTGA
- the rsmG gene encoding 16S rRNA (guanine(527)-N(7))-methyltransferase RsmG, whose protein sequence is MRSTRLEVMMSDQSPTPGSEAPLLPPAAPETAAAVFGERMSMATTFATVLADTGVSHGLIGPREVPILWERHILNCAVAHEAFPEDAEIVDVGSGAGLPGLALAIARPDLHLHLVEPMLRRTTWLTDTIGVLGLTNATVHRGRAEEFDGVLSVEWATARAVARIDKLARWTFPLLAEGGTLVALKGRSAQDELDATAPTLRKLGMTASEVVTYGAEILEVPTVTMQLTIRPRPVPAKAKAKRAAKARTKGTGSGGSARS, encoded by the coding sequence GTGCGGTCGACCCGACTCGAGGTGATGATGTCCGACCAGAGCCCGACCCCAGGATCCGAGGCGCCCCTGCTGCCTCCCGCGGCGCCGGAGACGGCCGCTGCGGTGTTCGGTGAGCGGATGTCGATGGCGACCACGTTCGCCACGGTGCTGGCGGACACCGGGGTCTCGCACGGCCTGATCGGCCCACGGGAGGTGCCGATCCTCTGGGAGCGCCACATCCTCAACTGTGCGGTGGCGCACGAGGCGTTCCCCGAGGACGCCGAGATCGTCGACGTCGGCTCGGGCGCCGGCCTCCCCGGCCTTGCCCTGGCGATCGCGCGACCCGACCTGCACCTGCACCTCGTCGAACCGATGCTGCGACGCACGACCTGGTTGACCGACACGATCGGCGTCCTGGGGCTGACCAACGCCACGGTCCACCGCGGCAGGGCCGAGGAGTTCGACGGCGTGCTCAGCGTGGAGTGGGCCACGGCCCGTGCGGTGGCCCGGATCGACAAGCTGGCGCGGTGGACCTTCCCCCTGCTGGCCGAGGGCGGGACCCTGGTCGCCCTCAAGGGCCGCAGCGCCCAGGACGAGCTTGATGCGACTGCCCCCACACTGCGCAAGCTCGGGATGACCGCCTCCGAGGTGGTGACCTACGGTGCGGAGATCCTCGAGGTCCCGACCGTGACGATGCAGCTGACCATCCGCCCGCGTCCGGTGCCGGCGAAGGCGAAGGCGAAGCGCGCGGCCAAGGCGCGCACGAAGGGCACAGGGAGTGGTGGCAGCGCACGCTCGTGA
- a CDS encoding ParA family protein: MARAVADDARKRIALTGRVFPKPTATRVLTVANQKGGVGKTTTTVNIAAALAQAGLTVLVIDIDPQGNASTALGIDHHAEVPSIYDVLVEGTPMADVVQECPDIPGLWCAPATIDLAGAEIELVSLVARETRLQRAIAAYLTTVSTQDRPAPDYVLIDCPPSLGLLTVNAFVAAQEVFIPIQCEYYALEGLSQLLKNIELIRNHLNPTLHVSTILLTMYDGRTRLSAQVAEEVRSHFPEQVLRNTVPRSVRISEAPSHGQTVMTYDPNSSGALSYLGAAAELADRGAAGPDSPSTPAQN; the protein is encoded by the coding sequence TTGGCCCGCGCCGTCGCGGACGACGCCCGCAAGCGGATCGCGCTGACTGGTCGGGTGTTCCCCAAGCCGACCGCAACCCGGGTGCTCACCGTGGCGAACCAGAAGGGTGGTGTCGGCAAGACCACGACGACCGTGAACATCGCCGCCGCCCTGGCGCAGGCTGGTCTCACTGTCCTCGTCATCGACATCGACCCGCAGGGCAATGCGAGCACTGCGCTGGGGATCGACCACCACGCCGAGGTGCCGAGCATCTACGACGTGCTCGTCGAGGGGACGCCGATGGCTGACGTCGTCCAGGAGTGCCCGGACATCCCGGGCCTCTGGTGCGCCCCTGCGACCATCGACCTCGCCGGTGCCGAGATCGAGCTGGTGTCGCTGGTGGCACGCGAGACGCGGCTGCAGCGCGCGATCGCCGCCTACCTGACGACGGTGAGCACGCAGGACCGCCCCGCCCCGGACTACGTGCTCATCGACTGCCCCCCGAGCCTGGGGCTCCTCACCGTCAACGCGTTCGTGGCTGCCCAAGAAGTCTTCATCCCGATCCAGTGCGAGTACTACGCGCTCGAGGGGTTGTCGCAGCTGCTCAAGAACATCGAGCTCATCCGGAACCACCTCAACCCCACCCTGCACGTGTCGACCATCTTGCTCACCATGTATGACGGACGCACCCGCTTGTCGGCGCAGGTGGCCGAAGAGGTGCGCAGCCACTTCCCCGAGCAGGTCCTGCGCAACACCGTGCCACGGTCGGTCCGGATCTCCGAGGCCCCGAGCCACGGGCAGACCGTGATGACCTACGACCCCAACTCCAGCGGGGCGCTGTCCTACCTCGGTGCGGCAGCCGAGCTCGCCGACCGCGGGGCTGCCGGCCCCGACTCCCCGTCCACCCCTGCGCAGAACTGA
- a CDS encoding ParB/RepB/Spo0J family partition protein, with amino-acid sequence MSEKRRALGRGLGALIPNAPTSPASSRPVDVFFQDQRPTQVLDRAQDRTQEEAAPGTGGEPASGEQQDNVGTDDHGSGSDRVGDQQGGQEGRDATGEHDATGSDSAATDSNATDANATDATAEPVAAAVPAEVKDGRGLAPVPGASYGDLPVGSIRPNPKQPRSVFDEDDMAELVHSISEIGVLQPIVVRPIPAGQGPDDLDNAPEGVIYELIMGERRWRASQEAGKATVPAIVKETDDDDLLRDALLENLHRSQLNALEEAAAYQQLLEDFGCTHDELAGRIGRSRPQISNTLRLLKLPPLVARRVAAGVLSAGHARALLSLDDGASMERLAQRIVAEGLSVRSVEEIVALGGDQERTKPRRPRAGARHPQLDDLAARLSDRFDTRVNIALGQRKGKLTVEFASVEDLNRIVDMLGVDRRA; translated from the coding sequence ATGAGCGAGAAGCGTCGCGCCCTCGGCCGGGGCCTGGGTGCCCTCATCCCCAACGCCCCGACGTCGCCGGCCTCGAGCCGCCCGGTCGATGTGTTCTTCCAGGACCAGCGGCCGACCCAGGTGCTGGACCGCGCCCAGGACCGCACCCAGGAGGAGGCCGCCCCCGGCACCGGTGGGGAGCCGGCCTCTGGGGAGCAGCAGGACAACGTAGGCACCGATGACCACGGGTCGGGTTCCGACCGGGTCGGCGACCAGCAGGGCGGCCAGGAGGGTCGGGACGCCACCGGTGAGCATGATGCCACCGGGAGCGACTCTGCTGCGACGGACTCGAACGCGACGGACGCGAACGCAACGGACGCAACGGCAGAGCCCGTGGCCGCCGCGGTCCCCGCCGAGGTCAAAGACGGCCGTGGCCTGGCTCCGGTGCCGGGGGCGTCCTACGGCGACCTGCCGGTGGGCTCGATCCGCCCGAACCCCAAGCAGCCCCGCTCGGTGTTCGACGAGGACGACATGGCCGAGCTGGTCCACTCGATCAGCGAGATCGGCGTGCTCCAGCCCATCGTCGTGCGGCCCATTCCCGCAGGTCAGGGGCCTGACGACCTCGACAACGCTCCAGAGGGCGTCATCTACGAGCTCATCATGGGTGAGCGTCGCTGGAGGGCGTCGCAGGAGGCAGGCAAGGCCACCGTGCCGGCCATCGTCAAGGAGACCGACGACGACGACCTGCTGCGCGACGCCCTGCTGGAGAACCTGCACCGAAGTCAGCTCAACGCCCTGGAGGAGGCGGCGGCCTACCAGCAGCTCCTTGAGGACTTCGGGTGCACCCACGACGAGCTCGCCGGGCGGATCGGCCGCTCCCGCCCCCAGATCTCCAACACCCTGCGGCTGCTCAAGCTCCCGCCGCTGGTCGCTCGCCGCGTCGCCGCCGGCGTGCTGTCGGCCGGCCACGCCCGGGCGCTGCTCTCGCTCGACGACGGCGCCAGCATGGAGCGCCTCGCCCAGCGCATCGTGGCCGAGGGGCTCTCCGTCCGCAGCGTCGAGGAGATCGTCGCGCTCGGCGGGGACCAGGAGCGGACCAAGCCGCGCCGTCCCCGCGCCGGTGCCCGCCACCCCCAGCTCGACGACCTGGCGGCTCGACTGTCCGACCGGTTCGACACGCGGGTCAACATCGCGCTGGGTCAGCGCAAGGGCAAGCTCACGGTGGAGTTCGCGTCGGTCGAGGACCTCAACCGCATCGTCGACATGTTGGGCGTCGACCGCCGCGCCTGA
- a CDS encoding N-acetylmuramoyl-L-alanine amidase, with translation MSDSKYGLLGLGSRGPAVLDVRTRLASLASDDLPELTSLLADAADPEVYDEGLLRAVRAFQQHKGLIVDGVVGVETFGAIDGARWSLGDRILVHTPGHLQRGEDVVALQERLNTLGFASGRVDGRFGPETERAVRSFQRAYGLPGDGSVGPETLRAFDDLRRSVSGGSANVLRERERVRRSGHNLSGRTVVLDPGHGGDNTGAAANGLVESDLVMDLARRIEGRLTAIGVSVVYTRTEHTCPTEEERAAIANTAGADLLLSLHADSHDAADASGVATFFFGRDRTTSWSAIGEHLADLVLREIVARTGLANCRSHGRSWSLLQQTTMPAVRIEAGYLSHPDDAARLADPAFRDTLAEAVLVSLQRLYLGDDDTAKTGVLHLGDLRAYLAAHR, from the coding sequence GTGTCCGACAGCAAGTACGGCCTGCTGGGCCTCGGGAGCCGCGGTCCCGCGGTGCTCGACGTGCGCACCCGGCTCGCCTCCCTCGCCTCGGACGACCTCCCCGAGCTCACCTCACTCCTCGCGGACGCCGCCGACCCCGAGGTGTATGACGAGGGGCTGCTCCGCGCCGTGCGCGCCTTCCAGCAGCACAAGGGCCTCATCGTCGACGGTGTCGTCGGCGTGGAGACGTTCGGCGCCATCGACGGGGCTCGCTGGTCCCTCGGGGACCGCATCCTCGTCCACACGCCCGGCCACCTGCAGCGCGGCGAGGACGTCGTCGCCCTCCAGGAGCGCCTCAACACCCTCGGCTTCGCCTCCGGACGCGTCGACGGCCGCTTCGGGCCCGAGACGGAGCGTGCCGTGCGCAGCTTCCAGCGGGCCTACGGCCTGCCGGGGGACGGATCGGTGGGTCCGGAGACGCTGCGGGCGTTCGACGACCTGCGCCGATCGGTCTCCGGCGGCTCGGCCAACGTGCTGCGCGAGCGTGAGCGCGTCCGTCGCTCCGGGCACAACCTCAGCGGCCGTACCGTGGTCCTCGACCCCGGTCATGGCGGTGACAACACCGGTGCCGCGGCCAACGGGCTCGTCGAGTCCGACCTCGTCATGGACCTGGCCCGACGCATCGAGGGTCGCCTGACCGCGATCGGTGTGTCCGTCGTCTACACGCGCACCGAGCACACCTGCCCCACCGAGGAGGAGCGGGCCGCCATCGCCAACACCGCCGGCGCCGACCTGCTGCTCTCGCTGCACGCCGACTCCCACGATGCTGCCGACGCCAGCGGGGTGGCCACCTTCTTCTTCGGCCGTGACCGCACGACCTCGTGGTCCGCGATCGGTGAGCACCTCGCCGATCTCGTGCTGCGCGAGATCGTCGCACGCACGGGTCTGGCCAACTGCCGTTCGCACGGTCGCTCGTGGAGCCTGCTCCAGCAGACCACCATGCCCGCGGTCCGCATCGAGGCCGGGTACCTTTCGCACCCGGACGACGCGGCCCGGCTCGCCGACCCTGCCTTCCGCGACACCCTCGCCGAGGCCGTGCTCGTCAGCCTGCAGCGCCTCTACCTGGGCGACGACGACACCGCCAAGACCGGCGTGCTGCACCTCGGGGACCTGCGGGCCTACCTCGCCGCGCACCGCTGA
- the trxA gene encoding thioredoxin — MGAIKDTTDATFEADVLQNDKPVLVDFWAPWCGPCRAVAPVLEELAVAHADKIDIVKLNTDENLAVSSRYGITGIPTLNVYVNGEVVKTLVGAMPKPKLVRELADYLG, encoded by the coding sequence GTGGGAGCCATCAAGGACACCACGGACGCCACCTTCGAGGCAGACGTCCTCCAGAACGACAAGCCGGTCCTGGTGGACTTCTGGGCGCCCTGGTGCGGCCCGTGCCGCGCCGTCGCCCCGGTCCTCGAGGAGCTGGCCGTCGCGCACGCCGACAAGATCGACATCGTCAAGCTCAACACCGACGAGAACCTCGCGGTGAGCAGCCGCTACGGCATCACCGGCATCCCGACGCTCAACGTCTACGTCAACGGTGAGGTCGTCAAGACCCTCGTCGGCGCCATGCCCAAGCCCAAGCTCGTCCGCGAGCTCGCCGACTACCTCGGCTGA